In Mycolicibacterium mucogenicum DSM 44124, the following are encoded in one genomic region:
- a CDS encoding alpha/beta fold hydrolase: MTSTKRSVETNGVQLQVTEAGDRGAPVVVLAHGFPELAHSWRHQIPALAAAGYHVLAPDQRGYGGSSRPPAIEDYDIVHLTGDLAGLLDDVGAERAVVVGHDWGSPVVCNFALLHPDRVTAVATLSVPPVPRASAPPTEIWRRRVGDNYFYMLYFQEPGVADAALGRDPYSSMRRMVAEEGFAAPPDTLVDHPLPPLPDWLTEDEFEPYVTAFTESGFTGPLNWYRNFDRNWELTETTPAPTITVPTLFVAGSADPVLTFTPRDRVRDVVAGDYREVMIDSAGHWLQQERPDEVNAVLIEFIEGLK; this comes from the coding sequence ATGACGTCCACCAAACGGTCAGTCGAGACCAATGGCGTGCAGTTGCAGGTCACGGAGGCGGGTGACCGTGGCGCTCCCGTCGTGGTGCTGGCGCACGGGTTCCCGGAACTCGCACACTCCTGGCGGCATCAGATTCCCGCGCTCGCCGCGGCCGGCTACCACGTGCTCGCACCCGACCAACGCGGCTACGGCGGCTCATCACGCCCGCCGGCCATCGAGGACTATGACATCGTCCACCTCACCGGGGACCTGGCCGGCCTGCTCGACGACGTCGGCGCCGAGCGCGCGGTGGTCGTCGGGCACGACTGGGGCTCCCCGGTGGTGTGCAACTTCGCGCTGTTGCACCCGGACCGGGTGACGGCCGTCGCGACGCTGAGTGTGCCGCCGGTGCCGCGGGCGTCGGCGCCGCCGACCGAAATCTGGCGCCGGCGGGTCGGCGACAACTACTTCTACATGCTGTATTTCCAGGAACCCGGCGTGGCCGACGCGGCCCTGGGCCGCGATCCGTACAGCTCGATGCGCCGGATGGTCGCCGAGGAGGGCTTCGCGGCACCACCAGACACGCTCGTCGACCACCCGCTGCCGCCGCTGCCCGACTGGCTCACCGAAGACGAATTCGAGCCGTATGTCACGGCTTTCACCGAGAGCGGCTTCACCGGACCACTGAACTGGTACCGCAACTTCGACCGCAACTGGGAGCTGACGGAGACCACCCCCGCACCGACCATCACGGTGCCGACGCTGTTCGTGGCCGGCAGCGCCGACCCCGTACTGACCTTCACGCCACGCGACCGCGTGCGGGACGTCGTCGCCGGCGACTACCGCGAGGTCATGATCGACAGCGCCGGGCACTGGCTGCAGCAGGAACGTCCCGACGAGGTCAATGCCGTACTCATCGAGTTCATCGAAGGACTGAAATGA